In Salvia miltiorrhiza cultivar Shanhuang (shh) chromosome 4, IMPLAD_Smil_shh, whole genome shotgun sequence, the DNA window aaaaacaaaTGTCGTCACATAACCTTATACTACAAATAATTATAGATAGATTTCATTTGTTAGCGGTTAAAACTTGTTGAAAATTTTTGAACTATGAAAATTTCCAGTTTGCGTGTGGGTAGATTGATTTGCATCAATCCATACAACAAACATTTTCATTTAAATCACATCAAGCATCTCATCTCCTCTGACTGATATTACACACCTCAAATACTTCGAAATTCATCAAGAAAACTGGAAGCTTGCGGATGAGCTGCGTTGCGGTTGAGAGATGATCATTCTGTTATGAACCGATTCAAAAATCAATGGAATTGTTGGCGCGTATCTGAGACATGCTCAACCGATTTTCAGTTGCCTCATGGAATTCCTGCATAAGGCAATCAGTTTACAGTGGCTATTTTCGGAAGGCGATTCTTCTCTTCACCCAAATGAAAAATCAATCTTATTTATATCCCGACAATCTAACCTTTCCTTTCGTTGCAAAAGCATGCGCAAAACTATCAGACCTCAAACTGTCAACGATGATCCATGCCCACATTGTTAAAACGCCCTACTGTTGGGATGTATATGTGCATACTGCACTAGTTGACATGTACGTCAAATGTGGTCGTTTGGGTTGCGCGCAGCAAATGTTCGATGAAATGCCCGTGTGTGATGTAGCTTCTTGGAATGCGTTGGTTGTGGGTTTCGCTCGAGCGGGTGTGTTTGATAGAGTTTCTTTGCTGTTCAATAGAATGAGGGCTGCCCGCGTTGTGCCGGATGCGGTTACTCTGATGGGCTTGACTCATTTGCTGTCTGGAATGAAGGATTCAATGTTGTTGGGCGGTGTTCATTGCTTTGGGATGAAATGTGGGCTTGAAAAGGACGTCTTGGTTGCCAACACTTTGATAGCTGGCTATGCGAAATGCCGCGACTTGTGCTCAGCTGAGAAGGTGTTTCTTGGCATTGCTTTGGATTGTTTGAGTGTAGTTTCGTGGAATGCTATGATCGCTGGTTTTGCTTATTTTGAAGAGTGGTTGAAGGCTATTAAGGTTTACATCCGGATGCTTCGTGATGGATTTCGGCCTGATGCAAGCACGATTCTTAATTTGCTATCATCGATGGCTCAGCAGTCGGATTCTTCACTGTGTGGGAGGCTTGTTCATGCTCATGGAGTTAAAATCGGGTGTGATGCGGATATCACCGTGCTTAACACCCTTGTTTGTATGTATTCAAAGTGCGGTGCCATTGATTCCGCGAGGTATATATTCGACTGCATGAATGTGAGGTCCTGCGTTACATGGACAGTGATGATTGGCGCGTATGCAGATAAGGGTGATTTGGATGAGGTGTTATCCCTGTTCCATGAGATGGAGGCTGCTGGCGAGAAGCCTGATTCTGTCGCGGTTTTCCATCTCATAGCAGCGTGTGGTAAAGTCGGAGGGCTTGAGGTTGGGAGATGGATTGATGGTTACACCACTGCAAAGGGGCTAAAGAAGGATTTGATGGTGTGCAATGCATTGATAGACATGTAAGCGAAATGTGGAAGCATGGCACACGCTCATAACGTGTTTCTTGCCACAGATGGGACAAATGTAGTCTCTTGGACGGCTCTCATATCTGGATTCGCGCTTAATGGGAGATCTCGAGAGGCATTGGATCATTTTGATCGAATGTTGGAGTCAGGTGTGAGACCAAATCATGTGACTTTCCTTGCTGTTCTTCAAGCCTGCACTCATGCTGGTTTGTTGGAGAAAGGATGGGAGATTTTTAACATGATGACTAACGAGTACCACTTGAATCCTGGATTGTATCATTATGCTTGCATGGCCGACCTCTTTGGGCGTGGAGGAAAGCTGAAAGAAGCGTTGGATTTCATCCAAGAGATGCCTTTCACACCAGATGCGGGGATTTGGGGTGCTCTGCTTAGTGCTTGCAAGATTCATCACAACTTAGAGATTGGTGAGCACGCCGCGCGTCATCTGTTTCGACTGGAGCCACAGGCTGCAGCGCCTTATGTGGAAATGGCTAATATATATGCATTGTCTAACGAGTGGAGTGGGGTGGCTGCTATGCGCATGGAGATGAAGTCCATGCAAGTGGCCAAAACCCCTGGCCAAAGTATTGTACATATTGATGGGAAATGTTATTCATTTACAGTTCAGGATCAGTTCCATCCTAATAGGTGTAAGATATTTGAGACGTTGGATAACTTAGTTTTGCAGTTGAGAGATGATATGGGTATTTCTCCTTGCGAGGAATTCCAATCATGATTCAGCTATGGGGTGTGGTAACTCATTGTTGTGGGCTATGGCGACTTTTGTCTTCCTGCATTATCTTTATCCAACCTTCCAGTCTTGGGCATGAAAGTCAAGTCTCTTCGCATTCAGGCATAAATGAGGTCTCACTTCCTATTCTTATACCAATCCCGAATAACTGAAGGAACATATATTAGCATCTTAATGATCTAAGCATGCTGAAATCCCATGGTGCCTCTCGGCCCTCTCCTATTGCACATGACCGATGTTTCTACCAGTGTGCACCTTGTATAACAACTCTGTGTTTTTACCTCATCATCCAATAAGGTTTGTTTTGGACTATTAGATTTGGCTCATTCTTTCATCCTTGTAATGTTTTTGCATGGCTGACTTTAAGGTTACTTTGATACCTCTGTACTGAGATGTTGACTGATGGCATGTTCAATTTTTAGGTCTGGTCTCTTGTGGTGAAGCTGTTATCAATTttccatcctttttcttcacttGAAAGAAGAAAATGTTTTCTCTCCATAACTGTGGCCATTCCCTTTGCTATGTCTGAACAGGTATTTCAATGAACATGAATATAAGATATTGTGATTAGGTTTAGCCTTTGGCCTTTCGGGAACTTGATGCATAAAAGGCCATAATTGCAAAATTACAAAATTCTCCTATTTTTCATCAAAAATTATGAAATGGAGAATGGCGTGCAGTAGACTGAGTGCAGCCACGGCAGTGCATCTTGAAACCCTTCAGTATATCTTCCGTGACAGAGCCGTAAATCCAGCCAACCAGGTTTAGCACGTTAACATTTAGATGTTTGTTTGGAAACATGTCACAGTAAACAAAAAGCAAGAAACTAAACCACTCGCTTCCTTTCCCCATTCCGTCGTCTTGTCTTCATAACCACAGCTTATAACATGAATGGCCTCTTTCAAGAGTGATGTGGAACTAACTTCCTTTAGAACACCACCATCTTCTGATAGTGTTGAAGCTACAAATACCGGTGACTGCCCAAACTTCTTCTCGAGTTTCTCCTGGGAGATAGTAGGTGATCTTGCAATATTTGGCTGTGTAACATTGTTGTAAATGAGTCTCTGATGGATCATATTCAGAGTGTTCAACATCGTTATCCTCATCACACTATATGTTACGTCACAAATAAGCTTTGGGCCTACATCAATAAACTTATCTAATACCAGATAAGCACAACATATTTGTACTACATGGCCATTTCATTGTGAATGCATTCAGAACACATCCGCGAATCTGACCATATCATAATTACTGAGGTTATGAGTTTTGTTTGTTCTTTTTACTGTCATCTAAAGGATAGAAAATGAGAAAGACATGCGAAGGTCTTGTTggtttagacattttttttactattatacccttaaATGATCTGCATGTTTAAATTTAATCTTCTATCTCCACTTAAAGATATCTAATAACTTGTGTTTtgtatgctttctttttatgttATGAATGTAACATAGTGTAGGGAACAAGCACAGTACAAGAACCCTGTTAACAACTCTGGTTGGAAGCGGCCTGTTGTAGAGGAGGTTTCTGAAACAATATACTTGAAAAGAAATGGAATGATGTGCCATGATTTATCTTATGGGAATTTCGAACTAATAAACCAAGTTTCATGTGTAGGTCTTGGCGAAATTTGCCACCCATTTTCCGAAAGTACATTCAAGGCAGTGTGTTGATGAAGCTGAATTAGTTGAACATGTGGTTGGTCTAACTTGCAGCCGCGCAAATTGCCAATTTGCATTGACTCAGAATTGTTTATTTTTGCTGGAaaagttaaatatatttatgCATGCTGCTGGTCTGCATCGATATGAATTTCAAAATGAGGATGGTTTTAGTGCTAATTACATTATGTAGAAATTG includes these proteins:
- the LOC131021688 gene encoding LOW QUALITY PROTEIN: pentatricopeptide repeat-containing protein At4g19191, mitochondrial-like (The sequence of the model RefSeq protein was modified relative to this genomic sequence to represent the inferred CDS: substituted 1 base at 1 genomic stop codon), translated to MLNRFSVASWNSCIRQSVYSGYFRKAILLFTQMKNQSYLYPDNLTFPFVAKACAKLSDLKLSTMIHAHIVKTPYCWDVYVHTALVDMYVKCGRLGCAQQMFDEMPVCDVASWNALVVGFARAGVFDRVSLLFNRMRAARVVPDAVTLMGLTHLLSGMKDSMLLGGVHCFGMKCGLEKDVLVANTLIAGYAKCRDLCSAEKVFLGIALDCLSVVSWNAMIAGFAYFEEWLKAIKVYIRMLRDGFRPDASTILNLLSSMAQQSDSSLCGRLVHAHGVKIGCDADITVLNTLVCMYSKCGAIDSARYIFDCMNVRSCVTWTVMIGAYADKGDLDEVLSLFHEMEAAGEKPDSVAVFHLIAACGKVGGLEVGRWIDGYTTAKGLKKDLMVCNALIDMXAKCGSMAHAHNVFLATDGTNVVSWTALISGFALNGRSREALDHFDRMLESGVRPNHVTFLAVLQACTHAGLLEKGWEIFNMMTNEYHLNPGLYHYACMADLFGRGGKLKEALDFIQEMPFTPDAGIWGALLSACKIHHNLEIGEHAARHLFRLEPQAAAPYVEMANIYALSNEWSGVAAMRMEMKSMQVAKTPGQSIVHIDGKCYSFTVQDQFHPNRCKIFETLDNLVLQLRDDMGISPCEEFQS